Proteins found in one Rhodobacter capsulatus SB 1003 genomic segment:
- a CDS encoding substrate-binding domain-containing protein: MKEGASAKATEMGLVPSTYAGKIDGDVETQIAAVESCIAGGAKGILITPSDSRALAPVVGKAREAGVLVIALDTPFEPADAADATFATDNFLAGELIGKWAAAKMGDTSAAKIALLDLNASEISVDYLRDNGFLKGFGVDIKDPKDIGDEDDARIVGNDVTNGNEEGGRTAMENLLQKDSGINVVYTINEPAAAGAYEALKAVGLEKQALIVSVDGGCPGVQNVKEGVIGATSMQFPLLMASKGIEAIAAYAKDGTKPVNSDALDFVNTGVTLVTDSPIGASPRSPRKRR, encoded by the coding sequence ATGAAGGAAGGTGCTTCGGCAAAGGCGACCGAGATGGGGCTGGTGCCCTCGACCTATGCGGGCAAGATCGATGGCGATGTGGAAACGCAGATCGCGGCGGTCGAAAGCTGCATCGCGGGCGGGGCAAAGGGGATTTTGATCACGCCGTCGGACAGCCGCGCCCTGGCGCCGGTGGTGGGCAAGGCGCGCGAGGCGGGGGTGCTGGTGATCGCGTTGGATACGCCCTTCGAGCCCGCCGATGCGGCCGATGCGACCTTTGCCACCGACAATTTCCTGGCGGGCGAGCTGATCGGCAAATGGGCGGCGGCGAAGATGGGCGACACTTCGGCGGCGAAGATCGCGCTTCTGGATCTGAACGCCTCGGAAATTTCGGTCGATTACCTGCGCGACAACGGCTTCCTGAAGGGTTTCGGCGTCGACATCAAGGACCCGAAAGACATCGGTGACGAGGACGACGCCCGCATCGTCGGCAATGACGTGACGAACGGCAACGAAGAGGGCGGCCGCACCGCGATGGAGAACCTCTTGCAAAAGGACAGCGGCATCAATGTCGTCTACACGATCAACGAACCGGCTGCGGCGGGCGCCTATGAGGCGCTCAAGGCGGTGGGGCTGGAAAAACAGGCGCTGATCGTCTCGGTCGATGGCGGCTGCCCGGGCGTGCAGAACGTCAAGGAGGGCGTGATCGGCGCCACCTCGATGCAATTCCCGCTTCTGATGGCCTCCAAGGGCATCGAGGCGATCGCCGCCTATGCCAAGGACGGCACGAAGCCGGTGAATTCCGACGCGCTCGATTTCGTCAACACCGGGGTGACGCTGGTCACCGACAGCCCGATCGGGGCATCCCCTCGATCACCTCGGAAGAGGCGCTGA
- a CDS encoding HAD family hydrolase produces MFDLIIFDCDGVLIDSEIISAQMLIAELALNGVTIDLDYVATHFLGRSYPTVLQQVRRDFALDLPTDFETRYRERLLAAFERDMQVMPGVAALLDRLTLPWCVATSSSRPRAERSLEIADLSQRVGSRLYTASQVERGKPAPDLFLLAARQMGADPARCLVIEDSLNGIRAGLAAGMTVWRFTGGSHLRGRDLTAPEDARPALDFDDFGQLGALLPGAFDGKTPR; encoded by the coding sequence ATGTTCGATCTGATCATCTTCGACTGCGACGGCGTGCTGATCGACAGCGAGATCATCTCGGCGCAGATGCTGATTGCGGAACTCGCGCTGAACGGCGTGACGATCGATCTCGATTATGTGGCGACGCATTTTCTGGGCCGCTCCTATCCAACGGTGCTGCAGCAGGTGCGCCGCGATTTCGCGCTGGATCTGCCCACCGATTTCGAAACCCGCTACCGCGAACGGCTGCTGGCGGCCTTTGAACGTGATATGCAGGTGATGCCGGGGGTGGCGGCGCTGCTGGACCGGCTCACCCTGCCCTGGTGCGTGGCGACCTCCTCCTCGCGCCCGCGGGCCGAGCGTTCGTTGGAAATTGCCGATCTTTCCCAAAGGGTTGGAAGCCGTCTTTACACTGCCTCCCAGGTCGAACGCGGCAAGCCCGCGCCCGATCTTTTCCTGCTTGCGGCGCGGCAGATGGGCGCCGATCCGGCCCGCTGCCTGGTGATCGAGGACAGCCTGAACGGCATCCGCGCCGGGCTGGCCGCGGGGATGACGGTCTGGCGCTTCACCGGCGGCAGCCATCTGCGCGGCCGCGATCTGACCGCGCCCGAGGACGCCCGCCCGGCGCTTGATTTCGACGATTTCGGGCAGCTCGGCGCCTTGCTGCCCGGCGCCTTTGACGGAAAGACCCCCCGATGA
- a CDS encoding ABC transporter permease encodes MTETARKGQAFEQGLEASDRRVAQFETATRGPVERLQHLLHGNPTLVPVIVLVAAIAVFGIVAGGRFFSALNLSLILQQVSIIGILAAAQALIVLTAGIDLSVAAIMVLMSVIAGNLAVYMGVPPVLALAVAFAGGAAAGLANGFLITKVKLPPFITTLGTWSIFFSLNLWLSGAQSIRSQDIDKAAPLLKFWGEGFAFAGAKITYGSLLMIAVFLGLWYLLNKTAWGRHVHAVGDDKEAAELAGIQADRVLLSVYGLAGFICAIAAWASIGRVGSISPQSFYEGNLQSITAVVVGGISLFGGRGSILGALFGALIVGVFQSGLRLANVDVLWQVFAIGWLIIVAVAIDQWIRKVSQ; translated from the coding sequence ATGACCGAAACGGCCCGCAAGGGGCAGGCGTTCGAACAGGGGCTGGAGGCGAGCGACCGGCGCGTGGCGCAGTTCGAGACCGCGACGCGCGGCCCGGTCGAGCGGTTGCAGCATCTGTTGCACGGCAATCCGACGCTGGTGCCGGTGATCGTGCTGGTCGCGGCGATCGCGGTTTTCGGCATCGTCGCGGGGGGGCGGTTCTTTTCGGCGCTGAACCTGTCGCTGATCCTGCAGCAGGTCTCGATCATCGGGATTCTGGCGGCGGCGCAGGCGCTGATCGTGCTGACGGCGGGGATCGACCTGTCGGTGGCGGCGATCATGGTGCTGATGTCGGTGATCGCGGGCAATCTGGCGGTTTACATGGGCGTGCCCCCGGTGCTGGCGCTGGCGGTCGCCTTTGCGGGCGGGGCGGCGGCGGGGCTGGCGAACGGCTTTCTGATCACCAAGGTGAAGCTGCCGCCCTTCATCACCACCTTGGGCACCTGGTCGATCTTTTTCTCGCTCAATCTGTGGCTTTCGGGGGCGCAGTCGATCCGCAGCCAGGACATCGACAAGGCGGCGCCGCTGCTCAAGTTCTGGGGCGAGGGCTTCGCCTTTGCGGGCGCGAAGATCACCTATGGCTCGCTGCTGATGATCGCGGTCTTTCTGGGTCTTTGGTACCTGCTGAACAAGACCGCCTGGGGCCGCCATGTCCATGCGGTGGGTGACGACAAGGAGGCGGCCGAACTGGCGGGCATCCAGGCCGACCGGGTGCTGTTGTCGGTCTACGGGCTTGCGGGCTTCATCTGCGCCATTGCTGCCTGGGCCTCGATCGGGCGGGTCGGCTCGATCAGCCCGCAGTCGTTCTACGAGGGCAATCTGCAATCGATCACCGCGGTCGTCGTGGGCGGGATTTCTCTGTTCGGCGGGCGCGGCTCGATCCTTGGGGCGCTTTTCGGCGCCCTGATCGTGGGGGTGTTTCAATCCGGGCTGCGGCTCGCCAATGTCGATGTGCTTTGGCAGGTCTTCGCCATCGGCTGGCTGATCATCGTCGCGGTCGCGATCGACCAATGGATAAGGAAGGTGTCGCAATGA
- a CDS encoding fumarylacetoacetate hydrolase family protein, producing MKLVRYGERGAEKPGLLHVDGTIRDLSRVVRDIDGKALSDEGLSKLFWTDAGKLPIIPEGVRLGAPVAGVGKLIAIGLNYADHAEEAGLTVPPEPVVFMKATSAICGPDDDVEAPRGSEKLDWEVELAFVIGTRAKYVTLEDAMDHVAGYMICNDVSERSFQIERSGQWVKGKSHDTFAPLGPWLVTKDEIKDPQALDLWLNVNGVRRQTGTTATMVYGVAFLVHYLSQFMTLEPGDIITTGTPPGVGMGSRPPKFLHAGDVIELGITGLGSQRQVVVQA from the coding sequence ATGAAACTGGTTCGCTATGGAGAGAGGGGCGCCGAAAAGCCCGGTCTCCTGCACGTCGACGGCACGATCCGTGATCTGTCGCGCGTGGTGCGTGATATCGACGGCAAGGCGCTGAGCGACGAGGGCCTGTCGAAACTGTTCTGGACCGATGCGGGCAAGCTGCCGATCATTCCCGAAGGGGTGCGTCTGGGGGCGCCGGTGGCGGGCGTGGGCAAGCTGATCGCGATCGGGCTGAACTATGCCGATCACGCCGAAGAGGCCGGGCTGACCGTGCCGCCCGAGCCCGTGGTCTTCATGAAGGCGACCTCGGCGATCTGCGGGCCCGATGACGACGTGGAAGCGCCGCGCGGTTCGGAGAAGCTCGACTGGGAGGTGGAGCTGGCCTTCGTGATCGGCACGCGGGCGAAATATGTGACGCTCGAGGACGCGATGGATCACGTTGCGGGCTACATGATCTGCAATGACGTGTCCGAACGCAGCTTCCAGATCGAGCGCTCCGGGCAATGGGTCAAGGGCAAGAGCCATGACACTTTCGCGCCGCTGGGGCCCTGGCTCGTGACCAAGGACGAGATCAAGGACCCGCAGGCGCTGGATCTGTGGCTGAATGTGAACGGCGTGCGGCGGCAGACCGGGACGACGGCGACGATGGTCTATGGCGTGGCGTTTCTGGTGCATTACCTCAGCCAGTTCATGACTTTGGAGCCCGGTGACATCATCACCACCGGCACGCCGCCCGGCGTCGGCATGGGATCGAGGCCTCCGAAATTCCTGCATGCGGGCGATGTGATCGAGCTGGGCATCACCGGGCTCGGGTCGCAGCGGCAAGTCGTGGTGCAGGCATGA
- a CDS encoding ABC transporter substrate-binding protein: MKITIRALMGACAFGALATAAFAETTITVATVNNGDMVRMQGLMDDFYKANPDIKVEWVTLEENVLRQKVTTDIATKGGQYDVMTIGTYEAPIWGKQGWLLPLDFPASYDVDDLLPAIRNGLTVDGKLYAAPFYGESSMIMYRTDLMEKAGLTMPAEPTWDDVKAAAKAMTDKEKEIYGICLRGKAGWGENMAFLSAMANSYGAKWFDMDWKPQFDGEAWKATLTDYIDMMTNNGPPGASNNGFNENLALFQQGHCGMWIDATVAASFVTNPKDSAVADHVGFGWPEQGGVRKHGNWLWAWNPRQFRRARKKAEAALKFVEWATSKDYTALVASKEGWANVPPGTRTSLYENPEYQKVSFAAMTLNSINAADPTHPTVDPVPYVGVQFVAIPEFQGIGTAVGQQFSAALAGTTSAEDALAAAQALTTREMTKAGYIK, from the coding sequence ATGAAGATCACGATCCGGGCGCTGATGGGCGCCTGCGCGTTTGGCGCGCTTGCAACTGCTGCGTTTGCGGAAACCACCATCACCGTCGCGACCGTGAACAACGGCGACATGGTGCGCATGCAGGGGCTGATGGACGACTTCTACAAGGCGAACCCCGACATCAAGGTCGAATGGGTGACGCTGGAAGAAAACGTGCTGCGCCAGAAGGTGACGACCGACATCGCGACCAAGGGCGGTCAGTATGACGTGATGACGATCGGCACCTACGAGGCGCCGATCTGGGGCAAGCAGGGCTGGCTTTTGCCGCTCGACTTCCCGGCCAGCTACGATGTCGACGACCTTCTGCCCGCGATCCGGAACGGTCTGACCGTGGATGGCAAGCTTTACGCCGCGCCCTTCTATGGCGAAAGCTCGATGATCATGTATCGCACCGACCTGATGGAAAAGGCCGGGCTCACGATGCCCGCCGAGCCCACCTGGGACGACGTCAAGGCCGCCGCGAAAGCGATGACCGACAAGGAGAAAGAGATCTACGGCATCTGCCTGCGCGGCAAGGCGGGCTGGGGCGAGAACATGGCCTTCCTGTCGGCGATGGCGAACAGCTATGGCGCGAAATGGTTCGACATGGACTGGAAGCCGCAGTTCGACGGCGAAGCCTGGAAGGCGACGCTGACCGACTACATCGACATGATGACGAACAATGGCCCCCCCGGCGCGTCGAACAACGGCTTCAACGAGAACCTGGCGCTCTTCCAGCAGGGCCATTGCGGCATGTGGATCGATGCGACCGTGGCCGCCTCTTTCGTGACCAACCCCAAGGACTCGGCCGTGGCCGATCATGTCGGCTTCGGCTGGCCCGAACAAGGCGGTGTCCGCAAGCATGGCAACTGGCTCTGGGCCTGGAACCCTCGCCAATTCCGGCGGGCACGCAAAAAGGCCGAGGCGGCGCTGAAATTCGTCGAATGGGCGACCTCCAAGGACTACACCGCCCTTGTCGCCAGCAAGGAAGGCTGGGCGAACGTGCCCCCGGGCACCCGGACCTCGCTTTATGAAAACCCGGAATATCAAAAGGTTTCCTTCGCGGCGATGACGCTGAATTCGATCAACGCGGCCGATCCGACGCATCCGACCGTGGACCCGGTTCCCTATGTCGGCGTGCAATTCGTGGCGATCCCGGAATTCCAGGGCATCGGCACGGCGGTCGGGCAGCAATTCTCGGCGGCGCTTGCGGGCACCACCTCGGCCGAGGATGCGCTGGCCGCGGCGCAGGCGCTGACCACCCGCGAGATGACCAAGGCCGGTTACATCAAGTAA
- a CDS encoding ATP-binding cassette domain-containing protein — protein sequence MSPEPILSARGLVKRYGKVTALDHADFDLMPGEILAVIGDNGAGKSTLIKALCGAVQPDAGEIRLDGAPVRFAAPMQAQEAGIATVYQSLALSPALSIVDNMFMGRELRKPGIAGSLFRALDHGRMRAFAREKLSELGLMTIQNIDQTVETLSGGQRQGVAVARAAAFGSKVIILDEPTAALGVKESRRVLELILDVKARGIPIILISHNMPHVFEVADRIHIHRLGRRLCVIDPKSHSMSDAVALMTGAKAPEGAEAA from the coding sequence ATGAGCCCCGAACCCATTCTGAGCGCGCGCGGGCTGGTCAAGCGCTATGGCAAGGTCACCGCGTTGGATCATGCCGATTTCGATCTGATGCCGGGGGAGATCCTTGCCGTCATCGGCGACAATGGCGCGGGAAAATCGACGTTGATCAAGGCCTTGTGCGGCGCAGTTCAACCAGATGCCGGAGAGATCCGGCTTGATGGCGCCCCCGTCCGCTTTGCCGCGCCGATGCAGGCGCAAGAGGCCGGGATCGCCACCGTCTATCAGTCGCTGGCGCTTTCGCCCGCGCTCTCGATCGTCGACAACATGTTCATGGGCCGCGAGCTGCGCAAGCCCGGGATCGCGGGCAGCCTGTTCCGGGCGCTCGATCACGGCCGGATGCGGGCCTTCGCGCGGGAAAAACTCTCGGAACTTGGCCTGATGACGATCCAGAACATCGATCAGACGGTCGAAACGCTCTCGGGCGGGCAGCGACAGGGCGTCGCGGTGGCACGGGCGGCGGCCTTCGGTTCGAAGGTGATCATCCTTGATGAACCCACCGCCGCGCTGGGGGTGAAGGAAAGCCGTCGCGTGCTGGAGCTGATCCTGGACGTCAAGGCCCGCGGCATCCCCATCATCCTGATTTCCCACAACATGCCGCATGTCTTCGAGGTCGCCGACCGCATCCATATCCACCGTCTGGGGCGCAGGCTTTGCGTCATCGACCCGAAAAGCCACTCGATGTCGGATGCGGTGGCGCTGATGACCGGGGCCAAGGCGCCCGAGGGGGCCGAGGCCGCCTGA
- a CDS encoding aldehyde dehydrogenase family protein — protein MSPAAEAFARLRAGDARRRTEFTVQKRRAVLKRLASEIRAREAEIMAALAADLGKPAVEVRISEIIPILSEIRHTSRHLKAWAGVRRVRPTLSMIGTRATIRPEPKGTVLILAPWNYPLCLALGPLVSAIAAGNAAVVKPSELAPATSALVAKIVAACLPEDLVAVVEGGVETATALLAQPFDHIFFTGSPAVGKVVMAAAAKTLASVTLELGGKSPVILGPDADLKKAARMVAWGKFQNAGQTCIAPDHVFVPRAQEAGFTKALRAEIARMYGARPQASRSFARLIGAKHFERVRGMVTEAVGHGATLITGGEAEAASRYLAPTVLTHVPADAALMREEIFGPVLPVIAYDDLGAVLAGIEAGEKPLALYVFARDRKLIARICAATTSGAVGVNVTLAHFLHLNLPFGGIGQSGLGAAHGRWGFQAFSHEKPVLENRFAVLDPLMPPYGKLSARLARLVQALVG, from the coding sequence ATGAGCCCCGCCGCCGAGGCCTTTGCGCGTCTGAGGGCGGGCGATGCCCGGCGGCGGACCGAGTTCACCGTGCAAAAGCGCCGTGCGGTGCTGAAGCGGCTGGCGTCCGAAATCCGCGCCCGCGAGGCCGAGATCATGGCGGCCTTGGCTGCCGATCTGGGCAAGCCCGCGGTCGAGGTGCGGATTTCGGAAATCATCCCGATCCTGTCGGAAATCCGCCATACCTCGCGGCATCTGAAGGCTTGGGCGGGGGTGCGGCGGGTGCGTCCGACGCTCTCGATGATCGGCACGCGCGCGACGATCCGGCCGGAACCCAAAGGCACGGTGCTGATCCTCGCGCCCTGGAACTATCCCCTGTGTCTGGCTTTGGGGCCTTTGGTCAGCGCGATCGCGGCGGGCAATGCGGCGGTGGTGAAGCCCTCGGAACTGGCGCCCGCCACCTCGGCGCTGGTGGCAAAGATCGTTGCCGCCTGCCTGCCCGAAGATCTGGTGGCGGTGGTTGAAGGCGGCGTCGAGACCGCGACCGCGCTTCTGGCGCAGCCCTTCGATCATATCTTCTTCACCGGCTCGCCCGCGGTGGGCAAGGTGGTGATGGCGGCGGCGGCGAAAACGCTCGCCTCGGTCACGCTGGAGCTGGGCGGCAAGTCGCCCGTCATCCTGGGCCCCGATGCCGATCTGAAAAAGGCGGCGCGGATGGTGGCCTGGGGCAAGTTTCAGAACGCCGGGCAGACCTGCATCGCGCCCGATCACGTCTTCGTCCCCCGCGCGCAGGAGGCGGGGTTCACCAAGGCGCTGCGGGCGGAAATCGCGCGGATGTATGGCGCCCGCCCGCAGGCCTCGCGCAGTTTTGCCCGGCTGATTGGCGCGAAACATTTCGAACGCGTGCGCGGCATGGTCACCGAGGCCGTCGGCCATGGCGCCACCCTGATCACGGGCGGCGAGGCGGAGGCCGCCAGCCGTTACCTTGCGCCCACGGTGCTGACGCATGTGCCCGCCGATGCCGCGCTCATGCGCGAGGAGATCTTCGGCCCCGTCCTGCCGGTGATCGCCTATGATGATCTGGGCGCCGTTCTGGCCGGGATCGAGGCGGGGGAAAAGCCGCTGGCGCTTTATGTCTTTGCCCGCGACCGGAAGCTGATTGCGCGGATCTGCGCCGCCACGACCTCGGGCGCGGTGGGGGTGAATGTGACGCTTGCGCATTTCCTGCATCTCAATCTGCCCTTTGGCGGGATCGGCCAATCGGGGCTGGGCGCGGCGCACGGGCGCTGGGGCTTTCAAGCCTTTTCCCATGAAAAACCGGTGCTTGAGAACCGTTTTGCGGTGCTTGACCCGTTGATGCCGCCCTATGGCAAGCTTTCGGCCCGGCTGGCGCGGCTGGTGCAGGCGCTGGTCGGCTGA
- a CDS encoding sugar-binding transcriptional regulator, translating into MTEPEISPQDEAARAGWLYYVGGLTQDQVAAELGVSRQRAQRLVAKAMADGLVHVRLEHKISACLDLEVALSRRFALKLARVVPALPAGVDTARGTAPAAAQLLERYLAQPEPLIIAFGTGRSLSAMAAEVIRTPLAAHRIVSLISNIAPDGSASFYDVILRMADKLQLPHYPMLVPVITDTIAERALFNALRPVQAVMELAARADVTFVGIGQLNDEAPLFKDGFITRAQHAELQAAGAVGEIVGGIFDAEGRYIDTETTRLIGSFRIPAEREQPVIGIAAGLSKQAAIRAALRGRLINGLVTDESTARALLA; encoded by the coding sequence ATGACCGAGCCCGAGATCTCGCCCCAGGACGAGGCCGCCCGCGCGGGCTGGCTTTATTATGTCGGCGGCCTGACCCAGGATCAGGTGGCGGCCGAACTGGGTGTGTCGCGCCAGCGCGCGCAGCGTCTGGTGGCGAAGGCGATGGCCGACGGGCTGGTGCATGTGCGGCTGGAACACAAGATTTCCGCCTGTCTCGATCTGGAAGTCGCGCTGAGCCGCCGCTTTGCGCTCAAGCTCGCCCGGGTCGTACCCGCCCTGCCCGCCGGCGTCGATACCGCCCGCGGCACCGCCCCCGCCGCGGCGCAGCTGCTGGAACGCTACCTTGCCCAGCCCGAGCCGCTGATCATCGCCTTCGGCACCGGCCGCTCGCTCTCGGCGATGGCGGCCGAGGTGATCCGCACCCCGCTTGCCGCCCATCGCATCGTCTCGCTGATCTCGAACATCGCGCCCGACGGCTCGGCCAGTTTCTATGACGTGATCCTGCGCATGGCCGACAAGCTGCAGCTGCCGCATTACCCGATGCTGGTGCCGGTCATCACCGACACGATCGCCGAACGCGCGCTTTTCAACGCCTTGCGCCCGGTGCAGGCGGTGATGGAACTGGCGGCAAGGGCCGATGTCACCTTTGTCGGCATCGGCCAGCTGAACGACGAGGCGCCGCTTTTCAAGGACGGCTTCATCACCCGCGCCCAGCATGCCGAATTGCAGGCCGCGGGCGCCGTGGGCGAGATCGTCGGCGGCATCTTCGACGCCGAGGGCCGCTACATCGACACCGAGACGACACGGCTGATCGGCTCGTTCCGAATTCCCGCGGAACGCGAGCAGCCGGTGATCGGCATCGCCGCCGGCCTGTCGAAACAGGCCGCGATCCGGGCCGCGCTGCGGGGGCGGCTGATCAACGGCCTTGTCACCGACGAATCGACCGCCCGCGCGCTTCTGGCCTGA
- a CDS encoding carbohydrate ABC transporter permease, which translates to MARAVTTRRKALVTLLAWSIGLALFFPILWTVILSFKTEGDAIAAPLKVLTSPFTLESYGVVQERSNYFLHFWNSVVISLGSTLLALLVAIPAAWAMAFVPGPKTKDLLMWMLSTKMMPAVGVLVPIYLIFRDLGLLDSRIGLVVVLMLMNLPIVIWMLYTYFREIPGEILEAARMDGATLKDELIHVLTPMAVPGIASTLLLNVILAWNEAFWTLQLTTSKAAPLTTFIAGYSSPEGLFYAKLSAASTLAIAPILILGWFSQKQLVRGLTFGAVK; encoded by the coding sequence ATGGCCCGTGCCGTCACGACCCGCCGCAAGGCGCTTGTCACCCTCCTCGCCTGGAGCATCGGGCTGGCGCTTTTCTTCCCGATCCTCTGGACGGTGATCCTCTCCTTCAAGACCGAGGGCGACGCCATCGCCGCGCCGCTGAAGGTGCTGACCTCGCCCTTCACGCTCGAAAGCTACGGCGTCGTGCAGGAACGCTCGAACTACTTCCTGCACTTCTGGAACTCGGTCGTGATCTCGCTCGGCTCCACCCTGCTGGCGCTTCTCGTCGCGATCCCGGCCGCCTGGGCCATGGCCTTCGTGCCGGGGCCGAAGACGAAAGACCTTCTGATGTGGATGCTCTCGACCAAGATGATGCCCGCCGTGGGCGTTCTGGTGCCGATCTATCTGATCTTCCGCGATCTGGGGCTTCTCGATAGCCGCATCGGCCTTGTGGTCGTGCTGATGCTGATGAACCTGCCGATCGTGATCTGGATGCTGTACACCTATTTCCGCGAAATCCCGGGCGAGATCCTGGAAGCCGCGCGGATGGACGGGGCAACGCTGAAGGACGAGCTGATCCATGTGCTGACGCCGATGGCCGTGCCCGGCATCGCCTCGACGCTGCTTTTGAACGTCATCCTTGCCTGGAACGAGGCCTTCTGGACGCTGCAGCTGACCACGTCGAAGGCCGCCCCCCTCACCACCTTCATCGCCGGCTATTCCAGCCCCGAAGGTCTTTTCTACGCAAAACTCTCGGCCGCCTCGACACTGGCAATCGCACCGATCCTGATCCTGGGCTGGTTCAGCCAGAAACAGCTGGTGCGCGGTCTGACCTTCGGCGCGGTGAAGTAA
- a CDS encoding ABC transporter ATP-binding protein — protein sequence MGEILLKGVTKRFGDVEVIPPIDLAINDGEFVVFVGPSGCGKSTLLRLIAGLEDVSGGVVEIDGKDATATAPADRGLAMVFQSYALYPHMSVKKNIAFPLKMAKLPAAEIEAKVQAAAKVLNLTAYLDRKPGQLSGGQRQRVAIGRAIVRNPQAFLFDEPLSNLDAALRVNMRLEISELHHSLKTTMIYVTHDQVEAMTMADKIVVLQAGRIEQVGSPLELYRTPRNRFVAGFIGSPKMNFLEGPEAAKQGAHAIGIRPEHLRISTTEGMWPGTVGVSEHLGSDTFLHVTTDHGLINVRAGGEVGLHHGDRVFLSPDMGQLHRFDAQGGALK from the coding sequence ATGGGTGAAATCCTCCTCAAGGGCGTGACGAAACGCTTCGGCGATGTCGAGGTGATCCCGCCGATCGACCTTGCCATCAACGACGGGGAATTCGTCGTCTTCGTCGGGCCTTCGGGCTGCGGGAAATCGACGCTGCTGCGGCTGATCGCGGGGCTCGAAGATGTCTCGGGCGGGGTGGTCGAGATCGACGGCAAGGATGCCACCGCAACCGCCCCCGCCGACCGCGGTCTGGCGATGGTGTTTCAATCTTATGCGCTTTATCCGCATATGTCGGTGAAAAAGAACATCGCCTTTCCGCTGAAGATGGCGAAACTGCCCGCGGCCGAGATCGAGGCCAAGGTGCAGGCGGCGGCCAAGGTGCTGAACCTGACCGCTTACCTGGACCGCAAGCCGGGGCAGCTTTCGGGCGGGCAACGCCAGCGCGTCGCCATCGGCCGCGCCATCGTGCGCAACCCGCAGGCCTTCCTCTTCGACGAGCCGCTCTCGAACCTCGATGCCGCGCTGCGGGTGAACATGCGGTTGGAAATCTCCGAACTGCACCACAGCCTGAAGACGACGATGATCTATGTGACCCATGATCAGGTGGAAGCCATGACCATGGCCGACAAGATCGTGGTGCTGCAGGCGGGGCGGATCGAACAGGTGGGCAGCCCGCTGGAACTTTACCGCACGCCCAGAAACCGCTTCGTCGCGGGTTTCATCGGCAGCCCGAAGATGAACTTCCTCGAAGGGCCCGAGGCCGCGAAACAGGGCGCCCATGCGATCGGCATCCGCCCGGAACATCTCCGCATCTCGACAACCGAGGGGATGTGGCCGGGCACCGTGGGCGTCTCCGAACATCTGGGCTCGGACACTTTCCTGCATGTGACGACAGACCACGGGCTGATCAATGTCCGCGCCGGCGGCGAGGTCGGGCTGCACCATGGCGACCGCGTTTTTCTGAGCCCGGACATGGGCCAGCTGCACCGCTTCGATGCGCAAGGAGGCGCGCTGAAATGA
- a CDS encoding carbohydrate ABC transporter permease has translation MSTQASRTAARLMISPAVLLLLGWMIIPLAMTLWFSMQRYNLLMPGMGGFTGLDNYRYFLTDPAFFDAIRNTLVLVLGVLAITTLGGLLLALLLDQPFWGQGILRVLVIAPFFVMPTVSALVWKNMFLNPVNGLFAHLAKSFGLQPYDFLAQSPLASVVLIVAWQWLPFATLILLTALQSLDSEQLEAAEMDGAGPFARFFHVMLPHLARAITVVILIQTIFLLSTFAEILVTTNGGPGTASTTLTYLVYVQSLLQFDVGSGAAGGIVAVVLANIVAIFLMRMIGKNLEN, from the coding sequence ATGTCGACCCAAGCCTCGCGCACCGCCGCCCGCCTGATGATCTCGCCCGCCGTTCTGTTGCTTTTGGGCTGGATGATCATCCCCCTTGCCATGACGCTGTGGTTTTCGATGCAGCGCTACAACCTGCTCATGCCCGGCATGGGCGGCTTCACCGGCCTTGACAATTACCGCTATTTCCTGACCGATCCGGCCTTCTTCGACGCGATCCGCAATACGCTGGTGCTGGTGCTGGGCGTTCTGGCCATCACCACGCTGGGCGGGCTTTTGCTGGCGCTGCTGCTCGATCAGCCCTTCTGGGGTCAGGGCATCCTGCGCGTCCTTGTCATTGCGCCTTTCTTCGTCATGCCCACTGTCTCGGCGCTGGTCTGGAAGAACATGTTCCTCAATCCGGTGAACGGGCTTTTCGCCCATCTGGCAAAAAGCTTCGGGCTGCAACCCTATGACTTTCTTGCGCAATCGCCGCTTGCCTCGGTCGTGCTGATCGTCGCCTGGCAATGGCTGCCCTTTGCCACGCTGATCTTGCTGACCGCGTTGCAATCGCTGGACAGCGAGCAGCTGGAAGCGGCCGAGATGGACGGCGCCGGTCCCTTTGCGCGCTTCTTTCACGTCATGCTGCCGCATCTGGCGCGCGCCATCACCGTCGTCATCCTGATCCAGACGATCTTTCTTCTGTCCACCTTCGCCGAAATCCTGGTGACCACGAACGGCGGCCCCGGCACGGCTTCGACCACGCTGACCTATCTCGTCTATGTCCAGTCGCTTCTGCAATTCGACGTGGGGTCCGGCGCGGCGGGCGGCATCGTCGCGGTCGTTCTGGCCAATATCGTTGCGATCTTCCTGATGCGGATGATCGGCAAGAACCTGGAGAATTGA